Proteins from a genomic interval of Sphingomonas sp. Y38-1Y:
- a CDS encoding GNAT family N-acetyltransferase produces the protein MAVNEVIARIARGVQDVAAADWDACAGSDNPFLSHAFLSVLERSGSVGGRTGWTPLPIIVDDADGHPAAIAPAYAKTHSQGEYVFDHGWADAWERAGGNYYPKLQVAVPFTPVPGPRLLLREGAEPAPLIAAIEAVVDQNGLSSAHATFVDPEQLPAFEAAGWLIREGVQFHWANRDYGSFDDFLADLASRKRKNLRKERAAATEGLTIRHLTGPELTEAHWDAFWTFYQDTGSRKWGRPYLTRAFFSMLGEAMADRVLLILAERDDGVPIAGALNLIGGDALYGRYWGCSEDVPFLHFELCYYQAIDAAIARGLARVEAGAQGEHKLARGYSPVATWSAHYIPDPSFRRAVADFVTRERAAVEHEAEYLGELTPFRKPG, from the coding sequence ATGGCTGTGAACGAGGTGATCGCACGGATTGCGCGCGGGGTGCAGGACGTCGCCGCTGCCGATTGGGATGCGTGTGCGGGGAGCGACAACCCGTTTCTCAGCCACGCGTTCCTGTCGGTGCTGGAGCGGTCGGGGTCGGTCGGCGGGCGCACGGGCTGGACGCCGCTGCCGATCATCGTCGACGATGCCGACGGCCACCCCGCGGCGATCGCGCCTGCCTACGCCAAGACGCACAGTCAGGGCGAATATGTGTTCGACCATGGCTGGGCCGACGCGTGGGAGCGGGCGGGCGGCAATTATTATCCCAAGCTCCAGGTCGCGGTGCCCTTCACCCCCGTTCCCGGCCCCCGGCTGCTGTTGCGCGAGGGCGCGGAACCCGCGCCGCTGATCGCCGCGATCGAGGCGGTGGTGGACCAGAACGGCCTGTCGTCGGCGCACGCGACCTTCGTCGATCCCGAGCAGCTGCCCGCGTTCGAGGCGGCGGGATGGCTGATCCGCGAGGGCGTCCAGTTTCACTGGGCCAATCGCGACTATGGGAGCTTCGACGACTTTCTCGCCGACCTCGCCAGCCGCAAGCGCAAGAACCTGCGCAAGGAGCGCGCCGCCGCGACCGAGGGGCTGACGATCCGCCACCTGACCGGGCCCGAGCTGACCGAGGCGCATTGGGATGCGTTCTGGACCTTCTACCAGGACACGGGCAGCCGCAAATGGGGCCGGCCCTATCTCACCCGCGCCTTCTTCTCGATGCTGGGCGAGGCGATGGCGGACAGGGTGCTGCTGATCCTCGCCGAGCGGGACGACGGGGTGCCGATCGCGGGGGCGCTCAACCTGATCGGCGGGGACGCGCTCTATGGCCGCTATTGGGGATGCAGCGAGGACGTGCCCTTCCTCCATTTCGAGCTTTGCTATTATCAGGCGATCGACGCGGCGATCGCGCGCGGGCTGGCGCGTGTCGAGGCGGGGGCGCAGGGCGAGCACAAGCTGGCTCGCGGCTATTCACCCGTCGCGACCTGGTCGGCGCACTATATCCCCGATCCCTCGTTCCGGCGCGCGGTCGCCGACTTCGTCACGCGGGAACGTGCCGCGGTCGAGCATGAGGCCGAATATCTAGGCGAGCTGACGCCGTTCAGGAAGCCCGGTTGA